TAGAGCTTGATCCCGAAGAAGAAGGATTTCGCATTTTATCTACCAAGACGATTGTCGAAGCAGTGAATAATGCCGACCACCAAATTGCCTTAGAAGAAGTGCAAGAAGTGGCTGCCGAAGCTCAACTGGGTGACACCGTGATTTTAGATGTCACCCCTGACCAAGGAGAGTTTGGTCGGATGGCTGCCATTCAAACCAAGCAAGTACTGGCCCAAAAACTCCGGGATCAACAGCGCAAGTTAGTCCAAGAAGAGTTTCAAGAATTAGAGAGCACAGTACTACAAGCCAGAGTGCTACGGTTCGAGCGTCAATCTGTGATCATGGCGGTCAGCAGTGGGTTTGGTCAGCCAGAGGTAGAAGCTGAATTACCCAAGCGAGAGCAATTGCCCAACGATAACTATCGGGCTAACGCCACATTCAAGGTTTACCTGAAGCGAGTTTCTGAAGGCTCACATCGGGGGCCGCAGCTGCTCGTATCTAGAGCTGACGCAGGCTTAGTGGTGTATCTGTTTGCTAACGAAGTCCCAGAGATTGAAGATGAAGTCGTACGTATTGTTGCCGTAGCCAGAGAAGCTAATCCACCTTCTCGCTATGTTGGCCCGCGTACCAAAATTGCTGTCGACACCTTAGAGCGTGATGTAGACCCAGTAGGCGCTTGCATTGGGGCTAGAGGTTCTCGGATTCAAGTCGTGGTGAACGAGCTA
This DNA window, taken from Trichocoleus sp. FACHB-46, encodes the following:
- the nusA gene encoding transcription termination factor NusA; translated protein: MSMVPLPGLKVMIDSISQERNLPKHAVQAALREALLKGYERYRRTQRLDHVNFDEEYFDNFEVELDPEEEGFRILSTKTIVEAVNNADHQIALEEVQEVAAEAQLGDTVILDVTPDQGEFGRMAAIQTKQVLAQKLRDQQRKLVQEEFQELESTVLQARVLRFERQSVIMAVSSGFGQPEVEAELPKREQLPNDNYRANATFKVYLKRVSEGSHRGPQLLVSRADAGLVVYLFANEVPEIEDEVVRIVAVAREANPPSRYVGPRTKIAVDTLERDVDPVGACIGARGSRIQVVVNELRGEKIDVIRWSPDPSTYIANALSPARVDEVRLVDPEERQAHVLVAEDQLSLAIGKEGQNVRLAARLTGWKIDIKDIAKYDYEAENRKIEALAEARQRSRPVEYEEDYDEEYDEEYLEEDYANSPVEVEADEDEDLATSETDEAQPVTE